In Citrobacter sp. RHB25-C09, the following proteins share a genomic window:
- the spy gene encoding ATP-independent periplasmic protein-refolding chaperone Spy — translation MRKLTALFVASTLALGAANLAHAADTTAAPADAKPMMQHKGKFGPHHDMMFKDLNLTDAQKQQIREIMKGQRDQMKRPPVEERRAMHEIIASDSFDKAKAEAQIAKMEEQRKANMLAHMETQNKIYNILTPEQKKQFNANFEKRLTERAARTDKMAQPAE, via the coding sequence GTAAATTAACTGCACTGTTTGTTGCTTCTACCCTGGCACTGGGCGCGGCGAATCTGGCCCACGCAGCGGATACGACGGCAGCGCCGGCAGACGCTAAACCGATGATGCAACATAAAGGCAAATTCGGTCCGCATCATGACATGATGTTTAAAGACCTGAATCTGACTGATGCGCAGAAACAGCAAATTCGTGAAATCATGAAAGGCCAGCGTGACCAGATGAAACGTCCGCCGGTAGAAGAACGCCGCGCAATGCACGAAATCATTGCCAGCGACAGCTTCGATAAAGCCAAAGCGGAAGCGCAGATCGCGAAGATGGAAGAGCAGCGCAAAGCCAATATGCTGGCGCACATGGAAACACAGAATAAGATCTACAACATTCTGACCCCTGAGCAGAAAAAGCAATTTAATGCTAATTTTGAGAAGCGTCTGACAGAACGTGCGGCGCGTACGGATAAAATGGCTCAACCTGCTGAGTAA
- the ves gene encoding environmental stress-induced protein Ves: protein MDYFDIRKMPVSLWRNGAGETREICCFPPATRDFDWRASIASLAGNGEFSLFPGVERVITLLEGSEVTLESQGAFTHTLKKHQPFTFPGERVVKATLTEGQMSMDFNIMTRRDACQAKVRVADRTFTTFGSRGGVVFVISGTWQLGEKVLTADQGACWHDGKHTLRLLKPEGKLLFSEITWLHGHSPHSAQ, encoded by the coding sequence ATGGACTATTTTGATATTCGCAAAATGCCGGTGAGTCTCTGGCGCAATGGCGCTGGTGAAACACGGGAAATTTGTTGTTTTCCCCCTGCGACCCGGGATTTTGACTGGCGCGCCAGCATTGCCTCGCTGGCCGGGAACGGTGAGTTCTCACTTTTCCCCGGCGTTGAGCGCGTGATTACGTTGCTGGAAGGAAGCGAAGTCACGCTCGAAAGCCAGGGCGCGTTCACCCATACCCTGAAAAAGCATCAGCCGTTCACTTTTCCCGGTGAGCGTGTGGTGAAAGCGACGCTGACGGAAGGGCAGATGTCGATGGACTTCAATATTATGACCCGTCGCGACGCCTGTCAGGCCAAAGTCAGGGTCGCCGATCGCACGTTTACCACGTTTGGTTCGCGGGGCGGCGTGGTATTCGTGATAAGCGGTACCTGGCAACTGGGGGAAAAGGTGTTAACCGCCGATCAGGGCGCTTGCTGGCATGATGGTAAGCACACGCTACGTTTACTCAAGCCTGAAGGGAAACTGCTGTTCAGTGAAATCACCTGGCTTCACGGTCACTCTCCCCATTCAGCTCAATAA